In Dama dama isolate Ldn47 chromosome 26, ASM3311817v1, whole genome shotgun sequence, a single genomic region encodes these proteins:
- the FUCA2 gene encoding plasma alpha-L-fucosidase isoform X2 → MVLLGDLPDPGIKPTSPALQEDSLPLSYQGRRRWYWQKEKIPAYVDFMKNNYPPDFTYEDFGPLFTAKFFNANQWADILQASGAKYVVLTSKHHEGFTLWGSEYSWNWNAVDEGPKRDVVKELAVAVRNRTDLRFGLYYSLFEWFHPLFLEDESSSFQKQQYPVSKMLPELYELVNKYQPEVLWADGDGGAPDTYWKSLDFLAWLYNESPVRDTVVTNDRWGAGSICKHGGYYTCSDRYNPGHLLPHKWENCMTIDKFSWGYRRNAGISDYLTIEELVKQLVQTVSCGGNLLMNIGPTRDGTISAIFEERLRQMGIWLKVNGEAIYETYAWRSQNDTVTPDVWYTSKPKDKLVYALFLKWPISGQLLLGQPKATLGATEVKLLGHGQPLHWTALKQNGIKVDLPQLTIHQMPCQWGWALALTNVT, encoded by the exons gggatcttcccgacccagggatcaaacccacatctcctgcattgcaagaagattccttaccgctgagctaccagggacgccGGAG GTGGTACtggcaaaaggaaaagataccAGCTTATGTGgactttatgaaaaataattaccCTCCTGATTTCACATATGAAGATTTTGGACCACTATTTACAGCAAAATTTTTTAATGCAAACCAGTGGGCAGATATTTTACAGGCTTCTGGTGCCAAATACGTTGTCTTAACTTCCAAACATCATGAAG GCTTCACCTTGTGGGGCTCAGAGTACTCGTGGAACTGGAACGCAGTAGACGAGGGGCCGAAGAGGGACGTCGTCAAGGAACTCGCGGTCGCCGTTAGGAACAGGACTGACCTGCGCTTTGGGCTGTACTACTCCCTTTTTGAGTGGTTTCATCCGCTCTTCCTTGAGGATGAATCCAGCTCGTTCCAGAAACAACAATATCCAGTGTCTAAGATGCTGCCCGAGCTCTACGAGTTGGTGAACAAGTATCAGCCAGAGGTGCTGTGGGCAGATGGCGATGGAGGGGCCCCAGATACCTACTGGAAAAGCTTAGACTTCCTAGCCTGGTTGTACAATGAGAG CCCGGTTCGGGACACAGTGGTCACCAATGACCGTTGGGGAGCTGGTAGCATTTGTAAGCACGGTGGCTACTATACATGTAGTGATCGTTATAACCCAGGACATCTTTTGCCACATAAATGGGAAAACTGCATGACAATAGACAAGTTTTCCTGGGGCTACAGGAGGAATGCTGGAATCTCTGACTATCTCACAATTGAAGAATTGGTGAAG cAACTTGTACAAACAGTTTCATGTGGAGGAAACCTGTTGATGAATATTGGGCCCACACGAGATGGCACCATTTCTGCAATTTTTGAGGAGCGATTGAGGCAAATGGGAATCTGGCTAAAAGTCAATGGAGAAGCCATCTATGAAACCTACGCTTGGAGATCCCAGAATGACACTGTGACCCCAGATGTATG gtaCACATCCAAACCTAAAGATAAGTTGGTCTATGCCTTATTTCTCAAATGGCCCATATCAGGACAGCTCCTTCTTGGCCAGCCCAAAGCTACTCTGGGGGCAACAGAG GTTAAACTCCTGGGACATGGACAGCCCCTTCATTGGACAGCTTTGAAGCAAAATGGCATTAAGGTAGACCTGCCTCAGCTAACCATCCATCAGATGCCCTGCCAGTGGGGCTGGGCTCTAGCACTAACAAATGTGACCTGA
- the FUCA2 gene encoding plasma alpha-L-fucosidase isoform X3, with protein sequence MGDLPDPGIKPTSPALQEDSLPLSYQGRRRWYWQKEKIPAYVDFMKNNYPPDFTYEDFGPLFTAKFFNANQWADILQASGAKYVVLTSKHHEGFTLWGSEYSWNWNAVDEGPKRDVVKELAVAVRNRTDLRFGLYYSLFEWFHPLFLEDESSSFQKQQYPVSKMLPELYELVNKYQPEVLWADGDGGAPDTYWKSLDFLAWLYNESPVRDTVVTNDRWGAGSICKHGGYYTCSDRYNPGHLLPHKWENCMTIDKFSWGYRRNAGISDYLTIEELVKQLVQTVSCGGNLLMNIGPTRDGTISAIFEERLRQMGIWLKVNGEAIYETYAWRSQNDTVTPDVWYTSKPKDKLVYALFLKWPISGQLLLGQPKATLGATEVKLLGHGQPLHWTALKQNGIKVDLPQLTIHQMPCQWGWALALTNVT encoded by the exons gggatcttcccgacccagggatcaaacccacatctcctgcattgcaagaagattccttaccgctgagctaccagggacgccGGAG GTGGTACtggcaaaaggaaaagataccAGCTTATGTGgactttatgaaaaataattaccCTCCTGATTTCACATATGAAGATTTTGGACCACTATTTACAGCAAAATTTTTTAATGCAAACCAGTGGGCAGATATTTTACAGGCTTCTGGTGCCAAATACGTTGTCTTAACTTCCAAACATCATGAAG GCTTCACCTTGTGGGGCTCAGAGTACTCGTGGAACTGGAACGCAGTAGACGAGGGGCCGAAGAGGGACGTCGTCAAGGAACTCGCGGTCGCCGTTAGGAACAGGACTGACCTGCGCTTTGGGCTGTACTACTCCCTTTTTGAGTGGTTTCATCCGCTCTTCCTTGAGGATGAATCCAGCTCGTTCCAGAAACAACAATATCCAGTGTCTAAGATGCTGCCCGAGCTCTACGAGTTGGTGAACAAGTATCAGCCAGAGGTGCTGTGGGCAGATGGCGATGGAGGGGCCCCAGATACCTACTGGAAAAGCTTAGACTTCCTAGCCTGGTTGTACAATGAGAG CCCGGTTCGGGACACAGTGGTCACCAATGACCGTTGGGGAGCTGGTAGCATTTGTAAGCACGGTGGCTACTATACATGTAGTGATCGTTATAACCCAGGACATCTTTTGCCACATAAATGGGAAAACTGCATGACAATAGACAAGTTTTCCTGGGGCTACAGGAGGAATGCTGGAATCTCTGACTATCTCACAATTGAAGAATTGGTGAAG cAACTTGTACAAACAGTTTCATGTGGAGGAAACCTGTTGATGAATATTGGGCCCACACGAGATGGCACCATTTCTGCAATTTTTGAGGAGCGATTGAGGCAAATGGGAATCTGGCTAAAAGTCAATGGAGAAGCCATCTATGAAACCTACGCTTGGAGATCCCAGAATGACACTGTGACCCCAGATGTATG gtaCACATCCAAACCTAAAGATAAGTTGGTCTATGCCTTATTTCTCAAATGGCCCATATCAGGACAGCTCCTTCTTGGCCAGCCCAAAGCTACTCTGGGGGCAACAGAG GTTAAACTCCTGGGACATGGACAGCCCCTTCATTGGACAGCTTTGAAGCAAAATGGCATTAAGGTAGACCTGCCTCAGCTAACCATCCATCAGATGCCCTGCCAGTGGGGCTGGGCTCTAGCACTAACAAATGTGACCTGA
- the FUCA2 gene encoding plasma alpha-L-fucosidase isoform X4 — protein sequence MKNNYPPDFTYEDFGPLFTAKFFNANQWADILQASGAKYVVLTSKHHEGFTLWGSEYSWNWNAVDEGPKRDVVKELAVAVRNRTDLRFGLYYSLFEWFHPLFLEDESSSFQKQQYPVSKMLPELYELVNKYQPEVLWADGDGGAPDTYWKSLDFLAWLYNESPVRDTVVTNDRWGAGSICKHGGYYTCSDRYNPGHLLPHKWENCMTIDKFSWGYRRNAGISDYLTIEELVKQLVQTVSCGGNLLMNIGPTRDGTISAIFEERLRQMGIWLKVNGEAIYETYAWRSQNDTVTPDVWYTSKPKDKLVYALFLKWPISGQLLLGQPKATLGATEVKLLGHGQPLHWTALKQNGIKVDLPQLTIHQMPCQWGWALALTNVT from the exons atgaaaaataattaccCTCCTGATTTCACATATGAAGATTTTGGACCACTATTTACAGCAAAATTTTTTAATGCAAACCAGTGGGCAGATATTTTACAGGCTTCTGGTGCCAAATACGTTGTCTTAACTTCCAAACATCATGAAG GCTTCACCTTGTGGGGCTCAGAGTACTCGTGGAACTGGAACGCAGTAGACGAGGGGCCGAAGAGGGACGTCGTCAAGGAACTCGCGGTCGCCGTTAGGAACAGGACTGACCTGCGCTTTGGGCTGTACTACTCCCTTTTTGAGTGGTTTCATCCGCTCTTCCTTGAGGATGAATCCAGCTCGTTCCAGAAACAACAATATCCAGTGTCTAAGATGCTGCCCGAGCTCTACGAGTTGGTGAACAAGTATCAGCCAGAGGTGCTGTGGGCAGATGGCGATGGAGGGGCCCCAGATACCTACTGGAAAAGCTTAGACTTCCTAGCCTGGTTGTACAATGAGAG CCCGGTTCGGGACACAGTGGTCACCAATGACCGTTGGGGAGCTGGTAGCATTTGTAAGCACGGTGGCTACTATACATGTAGTGATCGTTATAACCCAGGACATCTTTTGCCACATAAATGGGAAAACTGCATGACAATAGACAAGTTTTCCTGGGGCTACAGGAGGAATGCTGGAATCTCTGACTATCTCACAATTGAAGAATTGGTGAAG cAACTTGTACAAACAGTTTCATGTGGAGGAAACCTGTTGATGAATATTGGGCCCACACGAGATGGCACCATTTCTGCAATTTTTGAGGAGCGATTGAGGCAAATGGGAATCTGGCTAAAAGTCAATGGAGAAGCCATCTATGAAACCTACGCTTGGAGATCCCAGAATGACACTGTGACCCCAGATGTATG gtaCACATCCAAACCTAAAGATAAGTTGGTCTATGCCTTATTTCTCAAATGGCCCATATCAGGACAGCTCCTTCTTGGCCAGCCCAAAGCTACTCTGGGGGCAACAGAG GTTAAACTCCTGGGACATGGACAGCCCCTTCATTGGACAGCTTTGAAGCAAAATGGCATTAAGGTAGACCTGCCTCAGCTAACCATCCATCAGATGCCCTGCCAGTGGGGCTGGGCTCTAGCACTAACAAATGTGACCTGA